One Carassius carassius chromosome 28, fCarCar2.1, whole genome shotgun sequence genomic window carries:
- the LOC132107765 gene encoding B-cell receptor CD22-like, translated as MMIPEGIPLLLLVLLMGSFTGSNNELIKVPEETEQIDEGSCVTIHCSYKKSEEKTYTLLWFKDPKFNGISKMFDGTILYSNTEERPESAGYSSRVKYITDETSQENQRNWIKCDLRITDLQTKDSGNYSFRFIVSSNMKYMSTAMNLKVTGNPCKVHIESSKLKNPVSESDKFTVRCSTFGSCDFHPEWLVHTSGQKQEWTSSSSTDMIIETEEDKEGRKITKLKLSVKWKDDRRILSCRPAKSEDSCQIRNITLFVEYAPKEVKATVSSEDVKEGDSVTLSCTSRGQPDVSFSWFKKERIEKSQQMSDLKLNNVKPKDSGEYYCEAENKHGAEESNIIKIDVKYGPKGVKVQPVNIKDLKEGDELTLKCLVQRGNPAVYQFMWYKNSQDQSETSETFIISKVTEEDRGSYHCQADNGIRTATSDILEVSVKYAPKNVTVSVKGEQTFGSELTLTCEARADPAPSSYEWKKDFNGQLKTIEQKHEQRLHFLSLEISDSGQYACIAQNSIGKTESPLAEIKVKHVPIIKIVHNMTTLSQWNWEFPVSLTCSADAYPPATDYNWYREEDNVTVLSEHQNFTVQPQNPGMYYCTAANDIGESRSENIMLFIGSEYEITHFKYVCSK; from the exons ATGATGATTCCTGAAGGGATTCCTCTGCTTCTGCTTG TTCTTCTTATGGGCTCCTTCACCGGCTCAAacaatgaactaataaaagtGCCTGAGGAAACAGAACAAATtgatgaaggatcatgtgtgacCATCCACTGTTCTTACAAAAAATCAGAGGAGAAAACATATACTCTCTTATGGTTTAAAGATCCAAAATTTAATGGAATATCAAAAATGTTTGACGGGACTATTTTATACAGTAACACAGAAGAACGTCCCGAGTCGGCAGGTTACTCCAGCAGAGTGAAATACATCACTGATGAAACATCACAAGAAAACCAAAGAAACTGGATCAAATGTGATTTAAGAATCACCGATCTTCAAACAAAAGATAGTGGGAACTACAGTTTTAGATTTATTGTTTCCAGCAACATGAAATATATGAGTACAGCTATGAATCTCAAAGTTACAG GCAATCCTTGTAAGGTGCACATTGAATCATCAAAGCTGAAGAATCCAGTCAGTGAGTCAGACAAATTCACTGTTCGCTGTTCCACATTTGGTTCCTGTGATTTTCATCCTGAGTGGCTCGTCCATACATCAGGACAAAAGCAAGAATGGACGTCCTCCTCGTCGACTGATATGATTATAGAGACTGAAGAAGATAAAGAAGGCAGAAAGATCACCAAATTGAAGCTTAGTGTTAAATGGAAGGATGACAGAAGGATTCTGTCTTGTCGTCCAGCGAAGAGTGAGGACAGCTGCCAGATCAGGAATATCACACTGTTTGTGGAAT ATGCACCTAAAGAGGTAAAAGCAACAGTGAGCTCTGAGGATGTGaaggagggagattctgtcactctcTCCTGCACCAGCAGAGGTCAGCCTGATGTCAGCTTCTCATGGTTCAAAAAAGAGAGAATAGAGAAGTCTCAACAAATGTCTGACTTGAAACTAAATAATGTGAAACCAAAAGACAGTGGAGAATATTACTGTGAAGCTGAAAACAAGCATGGGGCAGAGGAATCAAATATCATTAAAATTGATGTGAAGT ATGGTCCAAAAGGTGTCAAAGTGCAACCTGTTAACATTAAAGATCTCAAAGAGGGAGATGAACTGACACTCAAGTGTTTAGTCCAGAGAGGTAACCCAGCAGTCTATCAGTTCATGTGGTACAAAAATTCCCAAGACCAGAGTGAAACCAGCGAGACATTCATCATCAGTAAAGTTACTGAAGAGGACAGAGGATCTTACCATTGCCAGGCCGATAACGGGATCAGAACAGCAACATCAGATATCCTCGAAGTATCTGTAAAGt ATGCACCGAAAAATGTGACTGTAAGTGTTAAAGGAGAACAAACATTTGGGAGTGAGCTGACCCTTACATGTGAGGCTCGCGCCGATCCTGCTCCATCCTCATATGAGTGGAAGAAAGACTTCAATGGACAGTTAAAGACAATTGAACAGAAACATGAACAGAGACTACACTTTCTTTCTCTGGAAATCTCTGACTCTGGTCAGTACGCCTGTATTGCTCAAAACTCTATTGGAAAAACAGAATCTCCATTAGCAGAGATCAAGGTGAAAC ATGTTCCAATCATAAAAATTGTCCATAACATGACAACATTAAGTCAGTGGAATTGGGAGTTTCCAGTCTCTCTGACCTGCAGTGCAGATGCATATCCTCCTGCCACGGACTACAACTGGTACAGAGAGGAGGACAACGTGACCGTACTGTCAGAACATCAGAACTTCACTGTTCAGCCTCAGAACCCAGGAATGTATTACTGTACAGCAGCCAATGATATCGGAGAATCACGATCCGAAAACATCATGTTATTTATTGGCAGTGAGTatgaaataacacattttaaatatgtatgttcCAAATGA
- the LOC132107770 gene encoding sialoadhesin-like: MKAPLLLHLLFQVVLLYDALGWEVSMPKDIHGLQGSCLVIPCSFSYTSNPPENPHRVVWYQWVSRGYPLVYDPWHENNVIKKFRGKTDLYSNSSRDCTLLIKNLELSHHGEKLYAWIDPENIGYSTYKFYDVTSTILVNAIPQQPSIKVFGGDKTGDAITVVCSTFHTCPYSKPTITLNGIEGSNQIDNEHIKDGLWKSTLTRTGVVKTVHSIIECSVKHYGGITVTATIDRSAKCVHHNISIEPELADVTEGIAKNFTCSVYHSCQNENPNITWNYENMQVTEWNKSLSALDQISYSSITFLGAREDHGKKLICTAKFSGRDITASVVLNVQNPVLIGLKITGLYILTPSLVFLLACILVVVIFKKRQRSKDASPESGKKTFSKPQMPSPKSDPKSHSDYDYEADYIKEEVGNIYENV; this comes from the exons ATGAAAGCACCACTTCTACTTCATTTACTTTTCCAAG TTGTTCTGCTCTATGATGCTTTGGGATGGGAAGTGAGTATGCCGAAAGATATTCATGGTCTCCAAGGTTCCTGTTTGGTCATACCATGTTCTTTCAGCTACACATCAAACCCACCTGAAAACCCACATAGAGTTGTGTGGTATCAGTGGGTCTCTAGAGGTTATCCTTTAGTTTACGATCCTTGGCATGAAAACAACGTCATTAAGAAGTTCAGAGGAAAAACTGATTTATATAGTAACTCAAGTAGGGATTGCACTCTGCTGATCAAAAACCTGGAACTGTCCCACCATGGAGAAAAATTATATGCATGGATCGACCCTGAAAACATTGGGTATAGCACCTACAAATTTTATGATGTCACTTCTACAATCCTTGTCAATG CAATTCCACAGCAACCCAGCATCAAAGTTTTTGGAGGTGACAAGACAGGTGACGCCATCACAGTAGTATGTTCAACTTTCCACACGTGTCCATACAGTAAACCAACCATCACTCTGAACGGTATAGAAGGATCTAATCAAATAGACAATGAGCATATTAAAGATGGCCTGTGGAAAAGCACTCTGACACGCACAGGTGTCGTAAAGACAGTACATTCGATTATTGAGTGTTCAGTAAAACATTATGGTGGAATAACTGTGACAGCTACAATAGATAGAAGTGCTAAAT GTGTCCATCATAACATATCGATTGAGCCTGAACTGGCAGATGTCACCGAGGGCATCGCAAAGAACTTCACTTGTAGCGTCTACCATTCCTgccagaatgagaatccaaacatcaCATGGAACTATGAGAACATGCAGGTCACGGAGTGGAACAAATCACTTTCTGCTTTAGATCAGATCAGCTATTCTAGCATAACCTTTCTGGGGGCAAGAGAAGACCATGGCAAGAAATTGATATGTACAGCTAAATTTTCTGGAAGAGACATTACGGCATCTGTTGTCTTAAATGTGCAAA ACCCAGTGCTCATTGGACTCAAGATTACTGGTCTTTACATCTTAACACCGTCACTTGTGTTCCTTCTGGCTTGTATCCTTGTTGTAGTCATATTCAAGAAGAGACAAAG GTCAAAAGATGCAAGTCCAGAGTCAGGAAAGAAAACTTTCTCCAAACCTCAAATGCCCTCACCAAAGAG TGATCCAAAATCCCACTCA GATTATGATTATGAAGCTGATTACATCAAGGAGGAAGTAGGCAACATCTATGAAAATGTCTGA